In the Colletotrichum lupini chromosome 1, complete sequence genome, one interval contains:
- a CDS encoding extracellular serine-rich protein, whose amino-acid sequence MFSIKTFSTVLLAAAATVSAAPTNTAGTKTPTRTYELTGVTHSVVAGLGGLRFDPDNVVAEVGDIVEWHYLPRNHSVAESNFGNPCNPLADGSSFFSGFNFFTPEGQSANVFQIVVEDKKPIWYYCAQNAGQHCKNGMVGVINQNFDSPDFTLAKHKALAAQKGDAVIPPVQQGGFVIPNPNPLGGFKL is encoded by the coding sequence ATGTTCTCCATCAAGACCTTCTCCACTGTCCTCctggccgccgccgccaccgtcTCCGCCGCTCCCACCAACACCGCCGGCACCAAGACCCCGACCCGCACCTACGAGCTCACAGGCGTCACCCACTCCGTCGTCGCCGGCCTCGGCGGCCTCCGCTTCGACCCGGACAACGTCGTCGCCGAGGTCGGTGACATCGTCGAGTGGCACTACCTGCCCCGCAACCACTCCGTCGCCGAGTCCAACTTTGGCAACCCGTGCAATCCCCTGGCCGACggctcctccttcttctccggcTTCAACTTCTTCACTCCCGAGGGCCAGTCCGCCAACGTTTTCCAAATCGTCGTCGAGGACAAGAAGCCCATCTGGTACTACTGCGCCCAGAACGCCGGCCAGCACTGCAAGAACGGCATGGTCGGCGTCATCAACCAGAACTTTGACAGCCCCGACTTCACTCTCGCCAAGCACAAGGCTTTGGCTGCGCAGAAGGGCGATGCTGTCATTCCTCCTGTTCAGCAGGGTGGCTTTGTCATCCCCAACCCGAACCCCCTTGGAGGTTTCAAGCTCTAA
- a CDS encoding arabinofuranosidase translates to MRLFSLVWLSIVTLAAQSQSQEVNKPFNNPILPGWNSDPSCTFVKEYDDTFFCTVSSFLAFPGVPVYASKDLVNWRLVSNALTRPEQVPELYRNSGQNEGIWAYTIRFRNGTFYLITSYVSWYEGWGPKILLFTTTDPYDDASWTGPLRVENPANDIDPDIFWDNNKVYMSVAAGIYISEIDLSTGAAKEPIKVWNGTGDRNPEGPHLYRKDDYYHLLIGEGGTETNHSVTIARAKELAGPYEGAPHNPILTAKNTDLYFQTVGHADLFQDASGNWWGVALATRSGPEWEIYPMGRETVLFAVKWDDGGWPVLDEVLGVMDGPLPPTNRDIPGNGHWINEPDVVDFTPGSEIPRHFIFWRPPKTDLFRVSPEGHANTLQISPSPVNLSATPEFNPEQDGLGFIARKQSATLFNYTVDVSFQPKVENEEAGISVFLTQFQHIDLGIVNLPACSNQSLVPKFRFKVEASGKPNIPVPEIALVTVPKAWRSEPIKLSVSAISDSKYVFGAAPASRPEEYLEIGSANALIVSGGSGPFTGTIVGAYATNNGGDGMTPAYFSRWRYTPVAQKINHDTLVPAT, encoded by the exons ATGCGACTCTTCAGCCTCGTCTGGCTGTCAATCGTCACACTGGCGGCCCAAAGCCAGTCTCAGGAGGTCAACAAACCCTTCAACAACCCGATCCTCCCGGGTTGGAACTCTGATCCTAGCTGCACTTTTGTCAAGGAATATGATGACACGTTCTTCTGTACTGTCTCCTCATTTCTGGCTTTCCCGGGTGTTCCCGTATACGCCAGCAAGGACTTGGTAAATTGGAGACTTGTCAGCAATGCTTTGACGCGACCGGAGCAAGTGCCGGAACTCTACCGGAACTCGGGACAGAATGAGGGTATTTGGGCGTATACAATCAGGTTCCGCAACGGAACATTCTACCTCATCACATCGTACGTCTCTTGGTATGAAGGGTGGGGCCCCAAGATCTTACTCTTCACAACCACCGACCCATACGATGATGCCTCGTGGACGGGCCCCCTTCGCGTCGAGAATCCGGCAAACGATATTGACCCGGACATCTTTTGGGACAACAACAAGGTGTACATGTCGGTGGCTGCCGGTATCTACATTAGCGAAATCGATCTTTCGACGGGCGCGGCAAAGGAGCCTATCAAAGTCTGGAACGGCACCGGGGATCGCAACCCCGAGGGGCCGCACTTGTATCGCAAAGATGACTACTATCATCTGCTGATTGGAGAGGGCGGAACGGAAACAAATCACTCTGTAACGATTGCTCGAGCGAAAGAGTTGGCAGGACCGTACGAAGGAGCTCCGCACAACCCTATTCTAACGGCCAAGAATACCGACTTGTATTTTCAGACGGTGGGACACGCTGACCTCTTCCAAGACGCCTCCGGGAATTGGTGGGGTGTCGCGCTGGCAACTAGGTCAGGTCCCGAGTGGGAGATCTACCCAATGGGGCGCGAGACTGTTCTCTTTGCCGTCAAATGGGATGATGGGGGTTGGCCAGTACTCGACGAGGTACTTGGTGTTATGGATGGACCTTTGCCTCCCACGAACAGAGATATCCCCGGCAATGGTCATTGGATCAACGAACCTGACGTTGTCGACTTTACGCCGGGCTCGGAGATTCCTAGGCATTTTATCTTTTGGCGTCCACCAAAGACAGATCTGTTCAGAGTCTCACCGGAGGGGCATGCCAACACGCTGCAGATATCTCCTTCACCTGTCAACCTTTCAGCAACACCAGAATTTAACCCAGAACAAGATGGTCTCGGATTCATCGCACGCAAGCAGAGTGCTACGCTGTTCAACTACACCGTCGACGTCTCATTCCAGCCAAAAGTTGAAAACGAGGAAGCCGGCATTTCGGTCTTCTTGACCCAATTCCAGCACATAGATTTAGGCATTGTGAACTTGCCAGCTTGCTCCAACCAGTCGCTTGTTCCGAAGTTCCGATTCAAGGTCGAGGCCTCAGGAAAGCCCAACATCCCCGTTCCCGAGATAGCTCTCGTGACAGTGCCCAAAGCCTGGAGATCGGAGCCGATAAAGCTCTCCGTATCTGCTATCAGCGACTCAAAGTATGTTTTCGGGGCAGCTCCGGCTTCTCGCCCAGAAGAATATCTGGAAATTGGATCGGCGAATGCGTTGATCGTTTCTGGAGGCAGTGGCCCGTTCACCG GCACAATTGTCGGGGCGTATGCTACTAACAATGGCGGTGATGGGATGACGCCCGCATACTTTAGTCGGTGGAGGTACACTCCTGTGGCACAAAAGATTAACCACGATACTCTTGTACCGGCGACTTAG